From a region of the Osmia lignaria lignaria isolate PbOS001 chromosome 1, iyOsmLign1, whole genome shotgun sequence genome:
- the LOC117606221 gene encoding endothelin-converting enzyme 1 isoform X4 produces the protein MEIDRERAQTKQREERRGAYLRAYFEAVQLQAVSRLTEKSNRTEKVEKKMKYKVNDPEDDERNSTDRTKRNATMLWQYGHGEKKKLSGKETRLAMIVGLLTITVIALLVTLTLQIAIFRKEEYTEDMCQTDECVKTAARIIEAINRSVDPCDDFYKFACGGWISKNPIPQSQTSWDQLSLLRERLLNDLRILLEESDEGNHLKSIKLARTLYKSCMDTGSVEALGLKPIHDALSSLGLPKDPAMQDEISSDFDLPKIAGTVQRVLGLDLFLNFYVSEDLRDTRKNRMMIEQVSPGFSERYLLDPQRFESELTEYKEYVKSMMQLAGAGNRSLDFAEEILDFSTKVAKMMATAEERRSDKHFIHDVTINALQQLTDEQVQQWNWTSYVESVFNNTNVTIDTKVDRVLVMDLRYLQRLPQLLAITRTVTIARFVWWSVYSTVAPLTLQRFRDLGFQFSQKVFGLKEKTPRWKACTGSANANFGMALSYVYARKYFNERARKKALEMLLDVKAAFQEMLTELDWMDVDTRARAHNKLNAIRPFVGIPEWINNSTKLEKFHQGMEVIPERLFDTFLKLTDVGIKKSLNSLREKPNKNRWITTGTTVNAFYSAILNSVTFPAGILHPPFYGNGLECINYGAMGAIMGHELTHGFDDQGIESTTVNINRKDSS, from the exons ATGGAAATTGATCGCGAACGAGCGCAGACAAAACAAAGGGAAGAGCGTCGAGGAGCTTACTTGAGAGCGTACTTTGAAGCTGTACAGTT ACAAGCAGTCAGTCGGTTAACGGAGAAATCAAACCGGACAGAAAAAGTGGAAAAGAAGATGAAGTATAAG GTAAACGATCCCGAGGACGATGAAAGAAACAGCACGGACAGGACGAAGAGAAACGCGACAATGTTGTG GCAATACGGTCACGGAGAGAAGAAGAAATTGAGCGGAAAAGAGACGAGGTTGGCGATGATCGTTGGTTTGTTAACGATTACGGTGATCGCATTGCTGGTAACGCTGACCTTACAAATAGCTATTTTCCGTAAAGAAGAATACACAGAGGACATGTGTCAAACCGATGAATGCGTAAAGACAG CCGCTAGGATAATAGAGGCGATCAACAGATCCGTCGATCCTTGCGATGATTTCTACAAGTTCGCTTGCGGTGGTTGGATTTCGAAAAATCCTATACCGCAAAGCCAAACTTCATGGGATCAGTTGAGCCTTCTCAGGGAACGACTGTTAAACGATTTGAGAATACTTTTGGAGGAATCGGACGAAGGCAATCATTTGAAATCGATCAAATTAGCTCGAACTTTGTACAAATCCTGTATGGACACAg GCAGCGTCGAAGCATTGGGTCTAAAGCCTATCCACGATGCGCTGAGCAGTTTGGGTTTGCCGAAAGATCCAGCTATGCAAGACGAGATCTCGTCAGATTTCGATCTTCCTAAAATTGCTGGGACGGTGCAGCGAGTTTTGGGTTTGGATCTTTTTCTAAACTTTTACGTGAGCGAGGATCTTCGGGACACGAGGAAAAACAGAATGATG ATCGAACAAGTTTCTCCAGGATTCAGCGAGCGTTATCTTCTTGATCCACAACGATTCGAATCGGAATTAACCGAATACAAGGAATACGTAAAATCTATGATGCAACTGGCTGGAGCAGGAAACAGGAGCCTCGATTTTGCCGAggaaattttagattttagCACAAAGGTCGCAAAG ATGATGGCGACAGCGGAGGAAAGGCGTAGCGATAAACATTTCATTCACGACGTGACGATCAACGCGTTGCAACAACTTACAGACGAGCAAGTGCAACAG TGGAATTGGACGAGCTACGTGGAAAGCGTGTTCAATAACACAAATGTGACGATAGATACCAAAGTGGATCGCGTGCTGGTCATGGATCTAAGATATTTGCAACGATTACCTCAATTACTAGCAATCACTCGAACCGTTACGATAG CGAGATTCGTATGGTGGAGCGTTTATTCGACGGTCGCTCCATTGACGTTGCAACGATTTCGCGATTTAGGTTTCCAATTTTCGCAAAAAGTTTTCGGCTTGAAAGAGAAGACACCCCGATGGAAAGCGTGTACCGGAAGCGCGAATGCAAATTTCGGCATGGCTCTCAGTTACGTTTACGCGCGTAAATACTTTAACGAACGAGCTCGCAAGAAG GCTCTGGAAATGTTGTTGGATGTGAAAGCTGCGTTTCAAGAGATGCTCACCGAATTAGATTGGATGGACGTTGATACGAGAGCTCGAGCACACAACAAGTTGAACGCGATAAGACCGTTCGTAGGAATTCCAGAATGGATCAACAACTCGACAAAGTTGGAGAAATTTCACCAAGGG ATGGAGGTAATACCGGAACGATTGTTTGATACGTTCTTGAAGCTGACCGACGTAGGAATTAAGAAAAGTTTAAACAGTTTACGCGAAAAACCGAATAAAAATCGCTGGATAACAACTGGTACGACGGTGAATGCGTTTTACAGTGCGATTTTAAACTCTGTTA CTTTTCCAGCGGGTATTCTGCATCCACCCTTCTATGGAAATGGATTAGA GTGTATCAACTACGGTGCCATGGGTGCTATAATGGGCCACGAACTTACCCACGGATTCGACGATCAAGGTATCGAGTCGACGACCGTTAATATTAATCGCAAAGATTC GTCGTAG
- the LOC117606221 gene encoding endothelin-converting enzyme 1 isoform X2, giving the protein MKYKVNDPEDDERNSTDRTKRNATMLWQYGHGEKKKLSGKETRLAMIVGLLTITVIALLVTLTLQIAIFRKEEYTEDMCQTDECVKTAARIIEAINRSVDPCDDFYKFACGGWISKNPIPQSQTSWDQLSLLRERLLNDLRILLEESDEGNHLKSIKLARTLYKSCMDTGSVEALGLKPIHDALSSLGLPKDPAMQDEISSDFDLPKIAGTVQRVLGLDLFLNFYVSEDLRDTRKNRMMIEQVSPGFSERYLLDPQRFESELTEYKEYVKSMMQLAGAGNRSLDFAEEILDFSTKVAKMMATAEERRSDKHFIHDVTINALQQLTDEQVQQWNWTSYVESVFNNTNVTIDTKVDRVLVMDLRYLQRLPQLLAITRTVTIARFVWWSVYSTVAPLTLQRFRDLGFQFSQKVFGLKEKTPRWKACTGSANANFGMALSYVYARKYFNERARKKALEMLLDVKAAFQEMLTELDWMDVDTRARAHNKLNAIRPFVGIPEWINNSTKLEKFHQGMEVIPERLFDTFLKLTDVGIKKSLNSLREKPNKNRWITTGTTVNAFYSAILNSVTFPAGILHPPFYGNGLECINYGAMGAIMGHELTHGFDDQGRRYDENGNIKQWWSDETLQHYHQKVECIIKQYSSYRLPELGNNFTVNGFNTQGENIADNGGIREAFRAYQRLQRRTDNRLVVLPGLAGYTQEQLFFLGFAQVWCGNYTNGALKLKLTEGVHAPNHFRVIGTLSNNQDFAKAWNCPTGSPMNPPDKCILW; this is encoded by the exons ATGAAGTATAAG GTAAACGATCCCGAGGACGATGAAAGAAACAGCACGGACAGGACGAAGAGAAACGCGACAATGTTGTG GCAATACGGTCACGGAGAGAAGAAGAAATTGAGCGGAAAAGAGACGAGGTTGGCGATGATCGTTGGTTTGTTAACGATTACGGTGATCGCATTGCTGGTAACGCTGACCTTACAAATAGCTATTTTCCGTAAAGAAGAATACACAGAGGACATGTGTCAAACCGATGAATGCGTAAAGACAG CCGCTAGGATAATAGAGGCGATCAACAGATCCGTCGATCCTTGCGATGATTTCTACAAGTTCGCTTGCGGTGGTTGGATTTCGAAAAATCCTATACCGCAAAGCCAAACTTCATGGGATCAGTTGAGCCTTCTCAGGGAACGACTGTTAAACGATTTGAGAATACTTTTGGAGGAATCGGACGAAGGCAATCATTTGAAATCGATCAAATTAGCTCGAACTTTGTACAAATCCTGTATGGACACAg GCAGCGTCGAAGCATTGGGTCTAAAGCCTATCCACGATGCGCTGAGCAGTTTGGGTTTGCCGAAAGATCCAGCTATGCAAGACGAGATCTCGTCAGATTTCGATCTTCCTAAAATTGCTGGGACGGTGCAGCGAGTTTTGGGTTTGGATCTTTTTCTAAACTTTTACGTGAGCGAGGATCTTCGGGACACGAGGAAAAACAGAATGATG ATCGAACAAGTTTCTCCAGGATTCAGCGAGCGTTATCTTCTTGATCCACAACGATTCGAATCGGAATTAACCGAATACAAGGAATACGTAAAATCTATGATGCAACTGGCTGGAGCAGGAAACAGGAGCCTCGATTTTGCCGAggaaattttagattttagCACAAAGGTCGCAAAG ATGATGGCGACAGCGGAGGAAAGGCGTAGCGATAAACATTTCATTCACGACGTGACGATCAACGCGTTGCAACAACTTACAGACGAGCAAGTGCAACAG TGGAATTGGACGAGCTACGTGGAAAGCGTGTTCAATAACACAAATGTGACGATAGATACCAAAGTGGATCGCGTGCTGGTCATGGATCTAAGATATTTGCAACGATTACCTCAATTACTAGCAATCACTCGAACCGTTACGATAG CGAGATTCGTATGGTGGAGCGTTTATTCGACGGTCGCTCCATTGACGTTGCAACGATTTCGCGATTTAGGTTTCCAATTTTCGCAAAAAGTTTTCGGCTTGAAAGAGAAGACACCCCGATGGAAAGCGTGTACCGGAAGCGCGAATGCAAATTTCGGCATGGCTCTCAGTTACGTTTACGCGCGTAAATACTTTAACGAACGAGCTCGCAAGAAG GCTCTGGAAATGTTGTTGGATGTGAAAGCTGCGTTTCAAGAGATGCTCACCGAATTAGATTGGATGGACGTTGATACGAGAGCTCGAGCACACAACAAGTTGAACGCGATAAGACCGTTCGTAGGAATTCCAGAATGGATCAACAACTCGACAAAGTTGGAGAAATTTCACCAAGGG ATGGAGGTAATACCGGAACGATTGTTTGATACGTTCTTGAAGCTGACCGACGTAGGAATTAAGAAAAGTTTAAACAGTTTACGCGAAAAACCGAATAAAAATCGCTGGATAACAACTGGTACGACGGTGAATGCGTTTTACAGTGCGATTTTAAACTCTGTTA CTTTTCCAGCGGGTATTCTGCATCCACCCTTCTATGGAAATGGATTAGA GTGTATCAACTACGGTGCCATGGGTGCTATAATGGGCCACGAACTTACCCACGGATTCGACGATCAAG GTCGTAGATACGACGAGAACGGAAATATTAAGCAATGGTGGAGCGATGAGACGTTGCAACATTACCACCAGAAGGTTGAGTgtataattaaacaatatagTAGTTATCGTTTACCGGAGCTGGGCAATAATTTCACG GTGAACGGCTTTAATACCCAAGGTGAAAACATTGCCGATAACGGTGGCATACGAGAAGCTTTTAGAGCTTACCAAAGGCTTCAAAGGAGAACTGATAATCGATTAGTGGTTTTACCTGGTCTTGCCGGATATACTCAAGAACAGTTGTTCTTCCTCGGTTTTGCACAA GTATGGTGCGGTAATTATACGAACGGCGCGTTAAAGTTGAAACTAACAGAAGGAGTCCACGCACCAAATCATTTTAGAGTGATCGGAACTTTATCGAATAACCAAGATTTCGCTAAAGCATGGAATTGTCCGACCGGAAGTCCAATGAATCCACCTGACAAGTGTATTTTGTGGTAA
- the LOC117606221 gene encoding endothelin-converting enzyme 1 isoform X1 — translation MEIDRERAQTKQREERRGAYLRAYFEAVQLQAVSRLTEKSNRTEKVEKKMKYKVNDPEDDERNSTDRTKRNATMLWQYGHGEKKKLSGKETRLAMIVGLLTITVIALLVTLTLQIAIFRKEEYTEDMCQTDECVKTAARIIEAINRSVDPCDDFYKFACGGWISKNPIPQSQTSWDQLSLLRERLLNDLRILLEESDEGNHLKSIKLARTLYKSCMDTGSVEALGLKPIHDALSSLGLPKDPAMQDEISSDFDLPKIAGTVQRVLGLDLFLNFYVSEDLRDTRKNRMMIEQVSPGFSERYLLDPQRFESELTEYKEYVKSMMQLAGAGNRSLDFAEEILDFSTKVAKMMATAEERRSDKHFIHDVTINALQQLTDEQVQQWNWTSYVESVFNNTNVTIDTKVDRVLVMDLRYLQRLPQLLAITRTVTIARFVWWSVYSTVAPLTLQRFRDLGFQFSQKVFGLKEKTPRWKACTGSANANFGMALSYVYARKYFNERARKKALEMLLDVKAAFQEMLTELDWMDVDTRARAHNKLNAIRPFVGIPEWINNSTKLEKFHQGMEVIPERLFDTFLKLTDVGIKKSLNSLREKPNKNRWITTGTTVNAFYSAILNSVTFPAGILHPPFYGNGLECINYGAMGAIMGHELTHGFDDQGRRYDENGNIKQWWSDETLQHYHQKVECIIKQYSSYRLPELGNNFTVNGFNTQGENIADNGGIREAFRAYQRLQRRTDNRLVVLPGLAGYTQEQLFFLGFAQVWCGNYTNGALKLKLTEGVHAPNHFRVIGTLSNNQDFAKAWNCPTGSPMNPPDKCILW, via the exons ATGGAAATTGATCGCGAACGAGCGCAGACAAAACAAAGGGAAGAGCGTCGAGGAGCTTACTTGAGAGCGTACTTTGAAGCTGTACAGTT ACAAGCAGTCAGTCGGTTAACGGAGAAATCAAACCGGACAGAAAAAGTGGAAAAGAAGATGAAGTATAAG GTAAACGATCCCGAGGACGATGAAAGAAACAGCACGGACAGGACGAAGAGAAACGCGACAATGTTGTG GCAATACGGTCACGGAGAGAAGAAGAAATTGAGCGGAAAAGAGACGAGGTTGGCGATGATCGTTGGTTTGTTAACGATTACGGTGATCGCATTGCTGGTAACGCTGACCTTACAAATAGCTATTTTCCGTAAAGAAGAATACACAGAGGACATGTGTCAAACCGATGAATGCGTAAAGACAG CCGCTAGGATAATAGAGGCGATCAACAGATCCGTCGATCCTTGCGATGATTTCTACAAGTTCGCTTGCGGTGGTTGGATTTCGAAAAATCCTATACCGCAAAGCCAAACTTCATGGGATCAGTTGAGCCTTCTCAGGGAACGACTGTTAAACGATTTGAGAATACTTTTGGAGGAATCGGACGAAGGCAATCATTTGAAATCGATCAAATTAGCTCGAACTTTGTACAAATCCTGTATGGACACAg GCAGCGTCGAAGCATTGGGTCTAAAGCCTATCCACGATGCGCTGAGCAGTTTGGGTTTGCCGAAAGATCCAGCTATGCAAGACGAGATCTCGTCAGATTTCGATCTTCCTAAAATTGCTGGGACGGTGCAGCGAGTTTTGGGTTTGGATCTTTTTCTAAACTTTTACGTGAGCGAGGATCTTCGGGACACGAGGAAAAACAGAATGATG ATCGAACAAGTTTCTCCAGGATTCAGCGAGCGTTATCTTCTTGATCCACAACGATTCGAATCGGAATTAACCGAATACAAGGAATACGTAAAATCTATGATGCAACTGGCTGGAGCAGGAAACAGGAGCCTCGATTTTGCCGAggaaattttagattttagCACAAAGGTCGCAAAG ATGATGGCGACAGCGGAGGAAAGGCGTAGCGATAAACATTTCATTCACGACGTGACGATCAACGCGTTGCAACAACTTACAGACGAGCAAGTGCAACAG TGGAATTGGACGAGCTACGTGGAAAGCGTGTTCAATAACACAAATGTGACGATAGATACCAAAGTGGATCGCGTGCTGGTCATGGATCTAAGATATTTGCAACGATTACCTCAATTACTAGCAATCACTCGAACCGTTACGATAG CGAGATTCGTATGGTGGAGCGTTTATTCGACGGTCGCTCCATTGACGTTGCAACGATTTCGCGATTTAGGTTTCCAATTTTCGCAAAAAGTTTTCGGCTTGAAAGAGAAGACACCCCGATGGAAAGCGTGTACCGGAAGCGCGAATGCAAATTTCGGCATGGCTCTCAGTTACGTTTACGCGCGTAAATACTTTAACGAACGAGCTCGCAAGAAG GCTCTGGAAATGTTGTTGGATGTGAAAGCTGCGTTTCAAGAGATGCTCACCGAATTAGATTGGATGGACGTTGATACGAGAGCTCGAGCACACAACAAGTTGAACGCGATAAGACCGTTCGTAGGAATTCCAGAATGGATCAACAACTCGACAAAGTTGGAGAAATTTCACCAAGGG ATGGAGGTAATACCGGAACGATTGTTTGATACGTTCTTGAAGCTGACCGACGTAGGAATTAAGAAAAGTTTAAACAGTTTACGCGAAAAACCGAATAAAAATCGCTGGATAACAACTGGTACGACGGTGAATGCGTTTTACAGTGCGATTTTAAACTCTGTTA CTTTTCCAGCGGGTATTCTGCATCCACCCTTCTATGGAAATGGATTAGA GTGTATCAACTACGGTGCCATGGGTGCTATAATGGGCCACGAACTTACCCACGGATTCGACGATCAAG GTCGTAGATACGACGAGAACGGAAATATTAAGCAATGGTGGAGCGATGAGACGTTGCAACATTACCACCAGAAGGTTGAGTgtataattaaacaatatagTAGTTATCGTTTACCGGAGCTGGGCAATAATTTCACG GTGAACGGCTTTAATACCCAAGGTGAAAACATTGCCGATAACGGTGGCATACGAGAAGCTTTTAGAGCTTACCAAAGGCTTCAAAGGAGAACTGATAATCGATTAGTGGTTTTACCTGGTCTTGCCGGATATACTCAAGAACAGTTGTTCTTCCTCGGTTTTGCACAA GTATGGTGCGGTAATTATACGAACGGCGCGTTAAAGTTGAAACTAACAGAAGGAGTCCACGCACCAAATCATTTTAGAGTGATCGGAACTTTATCGAATAACCAAGATTTCGCTAAAGCATGGAATTGTCCGACCGGAAGTCCAATGAATCCACCTGACAAGTGTATTTTGTGGTAA
- the LOC117606221 gene encoding endothelin-converting enzyme 1 isoform X3 gives MLWQYGHGEKKKLSGKETRLAMIVGLLTITVIALLVTLTLQIAIFRKEEYTEDMCQTDECVKTAARIIEAINRSVDPCDDFYKFACGGWISKNPIPQSQTSWDQLSLLRERLLNDLRILLEESDEGNHLKSIKLARTLYKSCMDTGSVEALGLKPIHDALSSLGLPKDPAMQDEISSDFDLPKIAGTVQRVLGLDLFLNFYVSEDLRDTRKNRMMIEQVSPGFSERYLLDPQRFESELTEYKEYVKSMMQLAGAGNRSLDFAEEILDFSTKVAKMMATAEERRSDKHFIHDVTINALQQLTDEQVQQWNWTSYVESVFNNTNVTIDTKVDRVLVMDLRYLQRLPQLLAITRTVTIARFVWWSVYSTVAPLTLQRFRDLGFQFSQKVFGLKEKTPRWKACTGSANANFGMALSYVYARKYFNERARKKALEMLLDVKAAFQEMLTELDWMDVDTRARAHNKLNAIRPFVGIPEWINNSTKLEKFHQGMEVIPERLFDTFLKLTDVGIKKSLNSLREKPNKNRWITTGTTVNAFYSAILNSVTFPAGILHPPFYGNGLECINYGAMGAIMGHELTHGFDDQGRRYDENGNIKQWWSDETLQHYHQKVECIIKQYSSYRLPELGNNFTVNGFNTQGENIADNGGIREAFRAYQRLQRRTDNRLVVLPGLAGYTQEQLFFLGFAQVWCGNYTNGALKLKLTEGVHAPNHFRVIGTLSNNQDFAKAWNCPTGSPMNPPDKCILW, from the exons ATGTTGTG GCAATACGGTCACGGAGAGAAGAAGAAATTGAGCGGAAAAGAGACGAGGTTGGCGATGATCGTTGGTTTGTTAACGATTACGGTGATCGCATTGCTGGTAACGCTGACCTTACAAATAGCTATTTTCCGTAAAGAAGAATACACAGAGGACATGTGTCAAACCGATGAATGCGTAAAGACAG CCGCTAGGATAATAGAGGCGATCAACAGATCCGTCGATCCTTGCGATGATTTCTACAAGTTCGCTTGCGGTGGTTGGATTTCGAAAAATCCTATACCGCAAAGCCAAACTTCATGGGATCAGTTGAGCCTTCTCAGGGAACGACTGTTAAACGATTTGAGAATACTTTTGGAGGAATCGGACGAAGGCAATCATTTGAAATCGATCAAATTAGCTCGAACTTTGTACAAATCCTGTATGGACACAg GCAGCGTCGAAGCATTGGGTCTAAAGCCTATCCACGATGCGCTGAGCAGTTTGGGTTTGCCGAAAGATCCAGCTATGCAAGACGAGATCTCGTCAGATTTCGATCTTCCTAAAATTGCTGGGACGGTGCAGCGAGTTTTGGGTTTGGATCTTTTTCTAAACTTTTACGTGAGCGAGGATCTTCGGGACACGAGGAAAAACAGAATGATG ATCGAACAAGTTTCTCCAGGATTCAGCGAGCGTTATCTTCTTGATCCACAACGATTCGAATCGGAATTAACCGAATACAAGGAATACGTAAAATCTATGATGCAACTGGCTGGAGCAGGAAACAGGAGCCTCGATTTTGCCGAggaaattttagattttagCACAAAGGTCGCAAAG ATGATGGCGACAGCGGAGGAAAGGCGTAGCGATAAACATTTCATTCACGACGTGACGATCAACGCGTTGCAACAACTTACAGACGAGCAAGTGCAACAG TGGAATTGGACGAGCTACGTGGAAAGCGTGTTCAATAACACAAATGTGACGATAGATACCAAAGTGGATCGCGTGCTGGTCATGGATCTAAGATATTTGCAACGATTACCTCAATTACTAGCAATCACTCGAACCGTTACGATAG CGAGATTCGTATGGTGGAGCGTTTATTCGACGGTCGCTCCATTGACGTTGCAACGATTTCGCGATTTAGGTTTCCAATTTTCGCAAAAAGTTTTCGGCTTGAAAGAGAAGACACCCCGATGGAAAGCGTGTACCGGAAGCGCGAATGCAAATTTCGGCATGGCTCTCAGTTACGTTTACGCGCGTAAATACTTTAACGAACGAGCTCGCAAGAAG GCTCTGGAAATGTTGTTGGATGTGAAAGCTGCGTTTCAAGAGATGCTCACCGAATTAGATTGGATGGACGTTGATACGAGAGCTCGAGCACACAACAAGTTGAACGCGATAAGACCGTTCGTAGGAATTCCAGAATGGATCAACAACTCGACAAAGTTGGAGAAATTTCACCAAGGG ATGGAGGTAATACCGGAACGATTGTTTGATACGTTCTTGAAGCTGACCGACGTAGGAATTAAGAAAAGTTTAAACAGTTTACGCGAAAAACCGAATAAAAATCGCTGGATAACAACTGGTACGACGGTGAATGCGTTTTACAGTGCGATTTTAAACTCTGTTA CTTTTCCAGCGGGTATTCTGCATCCACCCTTCTATGGAAATGGATTAGA GTGTATCAACTACGGTGCCATGGGTGCTATAATGGGCCACGAACTTACCCACGGATTCGACGATCAAG GTCGTAGATACGACGAGAACGGAAATATTAAGCAATGGTGGAGCGATGAGACGTTGCAACATTACCACCAGAAGGTTGAGTgtataattaaacaatatagTAGTTATCGTTTACCGGAGCTGGGCAATAATTTCACG GTGAACGGCTTTAATACCCAAGGTGAAAACATTGCCGATAACGGTGGCATACGAGAAGCTTTTAGAGCTTACCAAAGGCTTCAAAGGAGAACTGATAATCGATTAGTGGTTTTACCTGGTCTTGCCGGATATACTCAAGAACAGTTGTTCTTCCTCGGTTTTGCACAA GTATGGTGCGGTAATTATACGAACGGCGCGTTAAAGTTGAAACTAACAGAAGGAGTCCACGCACCAAATCATTTTAGAGTGATCGGAACTTTATCGAATAACCAAGATTTCGCTAAAGCATGGAATTGTCCGACCGGAAGTCCAATGAATCCACCTGACAAGTGTATTTTGTGGTAA
- the LOC117606240 gene encoding p21-activated protein kinase-interacting protein 1-like, which yields MMNPFEIVVGTYEQYLLGYKVDNIVNEYKMERTFATHNHTSSVRSVANNKYYLASGGADDSIYLYDMRYRIESGRLMHHNDTVNCIAFTPEASHLFTCSNDGTIAAIRCGNWQMEKHWQKAHKGLGVNTLAIHPTGKIALSTGADGILRTWNLVKGRQAYATNLVPRLKLDAKNVNILKWSPNGEKYLLAVNQRIDVYSVELAGIDSEIKFDAKIICVEFLRDDLIAVGLENGQIKFYDLEKSVQTLKALAHDSRVKCMAFMDDLLVTASSSGEIKLWRYSKHKLHMLKNVNCGARITCLSLAMPYKNFLYNKNKVKLDEEEEEEEEEEEEEEEEEEEEKEEEVLRKNRFKLRQEVIIEKEGDWEVRSIDASPKKFIEQKCKKKRGIEEVQESNVREKKKKKKSIVKKNKREDDVVITDDIPKKRTKLSNINDENVILNKKRKKHLMPIEENNNNIAIKKVKRVKKSVLDSESNVTDVLLKKRKKETSMKESGMGLKKKKKKQ from the exons ATGATGAACCCTTTTGAAATAGTGGTGGGAACGTACGAGCAATATTTGCTCGGTTACAAAGTAGATAATATCGTTAAT GAATACAAAATGGAAAGAACATTTGCAACTCATAATCATACGAGTAGTGTGCGCTCTGTCGCAAACAATAAATATTACTTAGCTTCTGGTGGAGCAGAtgattctatttatttatacgaTATGCGATACAGAATAGAATCTGGTAGATTAATGCATCATAACG atACCGTTAATTGCATAGCGTTTACCCCAGAAGCATCTCATCTTTTTACATGTAGCAACGATGGAACTATAGCTGCCATTAGATGCGGTAATTGGCAAATGGAAAAACATTGGCAGAAAGCGCATAAAGGTTTAGGTGTAAACACTTTAGCTATTCATCCGACAGGAAAAATAGCACTCTCTACAGGAGCCGATGGTATACTTAGAACATGGAACTTGGTTAAGGGAAGACAAGCGTACGCGACAAATTTAGTACCAAGGTTAAAGTTGGATgctaaaaatgttaatattctCAAGTGGAGTCCAAACGGGGAGAAGTATTTACTTGCCGTTAATCAAAGGATAGACGTATACTCGGTCGAGTTGGCAGGAATCGATAGCGAAATCAAGTTTGACGCAAAGATAATTTGCGTGGAATTTTTAAGGGATGATTTGATCGCGGTTGGTCTGGAAAATGGTCAGATAAAGTTTTACGATCTTGAGAAGTCTGTACAAACTCTGAAAGCTTTAGCGCACGATTCTCGAGTTAAATGTATGGCTTTTATGGACGATTTATTAGTTACCGCTTCTAGTTCCGGCGAAATTAAGCTTTGGAGATATAGTAAACATAAATTGCATATGCTGAAAAATGTTAATTGCGGTGCCAGAATTACTTGTCTATCTCTCGCAATGccgtataaaaattttctatacaaTAAGAATAAAGTTAAACTGgatgaggaagaagaggaagaggaagaggaagaggaagaggaagaggaagaggaagaggaagagaaagaagaagaggtacTGAGAAAAAATAGATTTAAGCTTCGTCAAgaagttattatcgaaaaggaGGGTGATTGGGAAGTAAGGTCGATCGATGCTTCTCCAAAGAAATTCATAGAGCAGAAGTGTAAAAAAAAGAGAGGCATAGAAGAAGTACAAGAGTCAAACGttcgagagaaaaagaagaagaagaaatcgatcgtaaaaaagaataaaagagaaGACGATGTAGTAATAACCGATGATATTCCCAAAAAGAGAACCAAGTTATCGAATATAAACGATGAAAAcgttattttgaataaaaaaagaaagaagcactTGATGCcaatagaagaaaataataataatatagccATAAAGAAAGTTAAGAGAGTAAAGAAAAGTGTTTTAGACTCGGAAAGTAACGTCACCGACGTTCttctaaagaaaagaaaaaaggaaacgagtATGAAAGAGAGTGGAATGggtttaaagaaaaagaagaaaaaacaatga